The genomic stretch GGAATAGTCGATGCATAAACAGCACGAACAACTGCTTCATCATTAAACTCCCATAAATCTTCTAAACTCCCTCCTCCGCGTGCTACGATAATAAGATCAGGTTTAAATAAAACACCACCTAAAGGTAGAGCATTAAACCCCTCAATAGCAGAAGCTATTTCTCGGCCACTCGTTTCTCCCTGAACTCTTACAGGCCAAACCAAAATATGCAAAGGAAAACGATCTGATATACGATGAATAATATCGTGAATAACAGCACCTGTTGGTGATGTCACAACTCCTATAATTTGAGGCATATAAGGTAGTGGCTTCTTTTTTGCTTCATCAAACAAACCTTCGTCTGCAAGCTTTTTCTTACGATTTTCTAAAAGTGTCATTAAAGCACCAACTCCTGTTGGCTCAAGAGCATCAATGACTATTTGGTATTTTGATGAACCTGGATAAGTAGTAAGTTTGCCTACAGCGATCACTTCCATCCCCTCTTCAGGAGAAAATTTAAGCTTTTCCATTAAGCTTCGCCAAATAACAGCCTCTAATCGAGCTTTATCATCTTTTAAGGCAAAATACGCATGGCCTGAAGCATGAACACCACGATAACCAGATATCTCCCCTCGCACCCGTACATAAGCAAATTTATCCTCAACAATGCGTTTTAAAGCACTTGATATTTCGGAAACACTAAATTCTGCTACATTCGTTGCCACTGGTCGTGAACTAAATAAATCCATCGTATTTTTCAAACTCGCTTAATCTTAAAAACACTTAACCCAACTGTAACATAAATACATCTTTATGAAGATGAATAGTATCTCTATAAAATAGATACCTTGAAATATATTCTATGCACAACATATTAACGTTTCCGCAATAACATTTATTGAGAAATACTCACCATCATCCAAGAGGTGGAAATTATTGGTGAAAATTACCAATAGCGCCTGATGAATTCTAAAAAATTAAACAACATCAAGCAAACAATGAAAAATCCCTATGAAAATATTACAAAAATTGTCAATTACACATGAACGCAATTCAAAAAAATAGTACAAATGTTACACGAGCATTTAAAGGTGTAAATTTGAGAGAAAAACTTACAAAACAAAGAGTAAATAAATAACGATAAAATCCGTTTTCCTCCCCCATTATGGGTATATCATTTGCACTACGTATATAGTTTAGTATATTTGAAGTCATGTAAAAATGAAAAATAGAAAAAATTCACACAATTCTCTTCATTCATTTCTCGGTGATACACCAGGGCGTATTGCTGTAAAACTGCTTATCCTTTCATTCTTCACTGGAATCGCGATCAACATCCTAGGGTGGACACCTATTAATCTTATTTGGGAAATAATAGACTTCCTTCAATCTCTATGGGAAACAGGGTTTATGACTTTTGTAAACCTCTTTCATGTGACCTTGGCTGGTGCAATAATTGTTATGCCTGTTTTCCTTTTTTTACGCATCTTCCGTAGAAAATAAAGGTACTTTAGAGAATCTCTCTTTTAAAAAACAAATTTCTATAAAAGCTCTATTACGAAAAGAAAATCTTAGAGATTTTTTAAAAAAAGCACACATCAAGAGATTTTAACTAAACAACTAAATAATTGAACATTAAAAAAAGATTTCCCTTTTTGAAAAACCTTATAGAATTTTATTAAGAAATGTTCCATAGCTTTTATTGGTAAAGAACTAAAACTGACTTTGTTGAGGTAGATTCAATTGACTATTTTCAGAAAAATTGAGTCCCTCTTGATACACCAAACATTTAGTTCTCTTCACATTCATATGTCATATGAGCAAGATGATGCACAATAGAATCCATTGATTGCGCACGAGGAACACACTGCTCTATAATAGTTTCTTGTGAACTTTTCTTTTCATGAAGAATCTTTTGAATAAGCTTTTCTATCTGTTCCAAACGTTCAAACAACTTTTTTGCGCTTGAT from Bartonella sp. WD16.2 encodes the following:
- a CDS encoding DUF6460 domain-containing protein, translated to MKNRKNSHNSLHSFLGDTPGRIAVKLLILSFFTGIAINILGWTPINLIWEIIDFLQSLWETGFMTFVNLFHVTLAGAIIVMPVFLFLRIFRRK
- the xseA gene encoding exodeoxyribonuclease VII large subunit, with the translated sequence MDLFSSRPVATNVAEFSVSEISSALKRIVEDKFAYVRVRGEISGYRGVHASGHAYFALKDDKARLEAVIWRSLMEKLKFSPEEGMEVIAVGKLTTYPGSSKYQIVIDALEPTGVGALMTLLENRKKKLADEGLFDEAKKKPLPYMPQIIGVVTSPTGAVIHDIIHRISDRFPLHILVWPVRVQGETSGREIASAIEGFNALPLGGVLFKPDLIIVARGGGSLEDLWEFNDEAVVRAVYASTIPIISAVGHETDWTLIDYAADWRAPTPTGAAEKAVPVKVDIEVQLASLGARLCAGLTRYFSFHQQKLRAISRGLLTADQLLALPRRGFDEISSRLQRALCISYEKKLFYFRALSVRFSPRLLNSEKARYNVKGYTIHLRRAFLRNVEKQRAQAEMAFRLLKSTSYQNILERGFVLALGQNNKPLKRLVQLPKTGQMNLRFFDGEISVSTLNRASKNKRIKQQEDDQGTLF